The following are encoded in a window of Candida dubliniensis CD36 chromosome 4, complete sequence genomic DNA:
- a CDS encoding DNA repair and recombination protein, putative (Similar to S. cerevisiae RAD52;~In S. cerevisiae: protein involved in the repair of double-strand breaks in DNA during vegetative growth via recombination and single-strand annealing; anneals complementary single-stranded DNA), producing MPLYEDPKYDIDEETAALPSTVKFFPKMTDLLDGEECQDNADSDNNNNTMINEWALKRFGALQMKLEKMQHSRDTYKSFGSRDNLTNFSRSILYNLANEVFGFDGWSTTILDCNLTKCENQDQSKFSAICIVKIRLTLKDGTFREQLGQAESTNMPYQYMCYATARKKAVTDAIKNAIIGLRDLYLEYEQEQIMKEFALDCVT from the coding sequence ATGCCTCTATATGAAGATCCAAAgtatgatattgatgaagaaacgGCTGCACTTCCATCAACAGTGAAGTTTTTCCCAAAGATGACAGATTTACTAGATGGCGAAGAATGTCAAGACAATGCTGACagtgataataataacaacacgATGATCAATGAATGGGCTCTTAAAAGGTTTGGTGCActtcaaatgaaattaGAGAAAATGCAACATTCTAGAGATACCTACAAATCATTTGGATCACGAGATAATTTAACCAATTTTTCTCGAAgtatattatataatttggCCAATGAAGTGTTTGGATTTGATGGATGGTCAACGACAATTTTGGATTGTAATTTAACCAAATGTGAAAATCAAGATCAAAGCAAATTTTCTGCAATTTGTATAGTGAAAATACGGTTAACATTAAAAGATGGTACTTTTAGAGAACAATTGGGGCAAGCAGAATCGACAAATATGCCTTACCAGTATATGTGTTATGCCACGGCTCGAAAGAAAGCAGTTACAGATGCTATCAAAAACGCTATTATTGGGTTACGTGATCTTTATCTTGAAtatgaacaagaacaaattATGAAAGAGTTTGCACTTGACTGTGTTACgtaa